In a genomic window of Cyclopterus lumpus isolate fCycLum1 chromosome 13, fCycLum1.pri, whole genome shotgun sequence:
- the LOC117741910 gene encoding tripartite motif-containing protein 3-like, giving the protein MSVTMAKRETGSTSPVVRQIDKQFLVCSICLDHYHNPKVLPCLHTFCEKCLQNYIPPQSLTLSCPVCRQTSILPEKGVAALQNNFFITNLMEVLQRDPECSRPEACNVLESASAATACQPLSCPNHEGKVMEFYCESCETAMCLECTEGEHREHVTVPLRDVLEQHKSALKNQLDAVRNRLPQLTAAIELVNEISKQLTERKNEAVTEISNTFDELEKALHQRKTALITEVENICSTKQKVLQAQLTSLLQGKENIQSSCNFTEQALSHGSATEVLLVQKQMGERVSALARHTFPEHPHENGHLECQVETDGLRRSIQNLGVLITTGTVGHTSVATGEGLRHALVGQHTTVTVTTKDKDGELVKTGNASLRAEIISAEGVRTIAEVADNKNGTYEVGYTIRSEGEFSFSLLLYEQPVRGSPFRLRAVKPSDVLQSPDDVKRRVKSPSGGGGHVRQKAVRRPSSMYSTTKKKENPIEDELIYRVGTRGRDKGEFTNLQGISTSSNGRIVVADSNNQCIQVFTNDGQFKMRFGVRGRSPGQLQRPTGVTVDMNGDIIVADYDNRWISIFSSDGKFKSKIGAGRLMGPKGVAVDKNGHIITVDNKACCVFIFQSNGKLVTKFGARGTSDRHFAEKSGANIALEQKISKSGPVFSPHFVAVNNKNEIVVTDFHNHSVKVYNADGEFLFKFGSHGEGNGQFNAPTGVAVDANGNIIVADWGNSRIQVFDSSGSFLSYINTSADPLYGPQGLALTSDGHVAVADSGNHCFKVYRYLQ; this is encoded by the exons ATGTCCGTCACTATGGCTAAGCGTGAGACCGGCAGCACCAGCCCTGTCGTCAGGCAGATAGACAAGCAGTTCCTGGTCTGCAGCATTTGTTTGGACCATTATCACAACCCCAAGGTCCTGCCCTGCCTGCACACCTTCTGTGAGAA ATGCCTACAGAACTACATCCCTCCCCAGTCTCTGACGCTGTCCTGTCCAGTATGCAGGCAGACCTCTATCTTGCCAGAGAAGGGTGTGGCAGCCCTGCAGAACAATTTCTTCATCACAAACCTAATGGAGGTGTTACAGCGAGACCCAGAGTGCAGCCGACCTGAGGCCTGTAATGTTCTTGAGTCAGCCAGTGCAGCTACGGCCTGTCAGCCCCTCTCTTGCCCCAACCATGAGGGCAAG GTGATGGAGTTTTACTGCGAGTCATGTGAAACCGCCATGTGTCTGGAGTGCACAGAAGGAGAACACAGGGAACATGTGACGGTTCCTCTGAGGGATGTGCTGGAACAGCACAAGTCGGCGCTAAAGAATCAGCTGGATGCTGTGCGCAACAG ACTACCTCAGCTGACGGCTGCCATTGAGCTTGTGAACGAGATCTCCAAGCAGCTTACAGAGCGGAAAAATGAGGCAGTGACTGAAATCAGTAACACGTTTGACGAGCTGGAGAAGGCCTTACACCAACGCAAGACCGCTCTCATCACTGAGGTGGAAAACATCTGCAGCACTAAGCAGAAG GTTCTTCAAGCCCAGCTGACCTCTTTGCTTCAGGGCAAAGAGAACATTCAAAGCAGCTGTAACTTCACAGAGCAGGCCCTGAGCCATGGCAGCGCCACTGAGGTCCTGTTGGTCCAGAAGCAGATGGGTGAGCGGGTCAGTGCCCTGGCGCGACACACCTTTCCCGAGCATCCTCATGAAAATGGACATCTGGAATGCCAGGTTGAGACGGATGGCCTGAGGCGCTCCATCCAGAACCTGGGAGTCCTCATCACAACGGGGACTGTCGGCCATACTAGTGTTGCCACCGGTGAAGGTCTGCGACATGCACTGGTCGGCCAGCACACCACTGTCACAGTCACTACTAAAGACAAGGATGGAGAACTAGTAAAGACTGGTAATGCTTCTCTGAGGGCAGAGATTATTTCTGCAGAGGGAGTGCGCACTATAGCTGAGGTGGCGGACAACAAGAACGGCACCTATGAGGTCGGATACACCATCCGCTCAGAGGGAGAGTTCTCCTTCTCTTTGCTGCTGTACGAGCAACCTGTGAGGGGGAGTCCGTTCCGCTTGCGTGCAGTCAAGCCGTCAGATGTCCTGCAGTCACCAGACGACGTGAAGAGAAGAGTGAAGTCtccgagtggaggaggaggtcatgTTCGACAGAAGGCTGTGCGTAGACCCTCCAGCATGTACAGCACCaccaagaaaaaggaaaacccAATAGAGGATGAGCTGATCTACAGAGTGG GAACAAGAGGGCGAGATAAAGGAGAATTCACTAACTTACAAGGCATCTCCACCTCCAGTAATGGACGGATTGTGGTGGCAGATAGCAACAACCAGTGCATACAG GTATTCACAAACGATGGCCAGTTTAAGATGCGGTttggggtcagaggtcgttCACCAGGGCAGCTGCAGAGGCCCACGGGGGTCACAGTGGACATGAATGGGGACATAATTGTTGCTGATTACGACAACAGATGGATTAGCATCTTCTCCTCGGATGGCAAGTTCAAG AGCAAAATCGGCGCCGGGAGATTGATGGGGCCCAAAGGTGTGGCTGTGGATAAGAATGGACATATCATCACGGTTGATAATAAGGCCTGCTGTGTCTTCATCTTCCAATCAAACGGGAAGCTGGTGACAAAGTTCGGCGCCAGAGGAACATCAGACAGACACTTTGCAG aAAAAAGTGGTGCAAACATTGCACTGGAACAAAAGATTAGTAAATCTGGCCCGGTTTTCA GTCCTCACTTTGTGGCCGTgaataacaaaaatgaaattGTTGTAACAGACTTTCACAACCATTCAGTCAAG GTATACAATGCCGATGGGGAGTTCCTGTTTAAATTTGGGTCCCATGGAGAGGGGAACGGCCAGTTCAATGCTCCAACAGGCGTGGCTGTGGATGCCAACGGAAATATCATTGTTGCTGATTGGGGCAACAGTCGGATCCAG GTGTTCGACAGCTCAGGGTCCTTCCTGTCATACATCAACACATCAGCGGACCCCCTTTACGGCCCTCAGGGTCTGGCCCTCACATCTGATGGTCACGTGGCGGTGGCGGACTCTGGGAACCACTGCTTCAAGGTCTACCGCTACTTGCAGTAG